In Alphaproteobacteria bacterium, the sequence CGCGCCCGCGCCGTCATCCGCCGCCACGGACGAGCAGCGGGAAATGGCGCTCAAGCTCAGCGAGCTCGATCGTCGCCGCATCCAGGCGGCGCTGACCACCCAGGGGTTCGACACCATGGGCACCGACGGCGTGCTGGGGCCGCGGTCGCGGCAGATGATCGCCAACTGGCAGCGCGCCCGCGCCGAGTCGCCGACCGGCTTCCTGACCGCGGCGCAGGCGGCGCTGCTGTCGAAGGACGGCGATGCCGCCCTGGACAGGCTCGAGGAGGAGCGGCGCAAGGCGGCACCGCAGATATCCTCCGTCGCGCCCGCCGGTCCGACGACCTCGTTCGAGGGCCGCTGGGCCGGCCAGGTCTGCCGCAACGACGCCTGCCGGCCGGCCAACATGCAGATCGCAAAGAACCGGCTGAGCGGCGTGGCTGTCGGCAAAGGCTCGCCACAGACGCTGGATGGCGCCATCGAGGCGGATGGCCAGGTGCGCATGCGCTACGCCGGAATCGCACCGCCCGGCACGCCGCGCGCCGGCAATCCCTTCGACCACACGCTGACCGGCAGGATCGAGGGCGACACGCTGACGGCGAGTTCCAACTATCCCGGCGGCGTGACGTTTCGTCTGACGGCGCGCCGACTGCCCTGAGGCCGGGTGCCGGGGCGTCAGTCGAAATCCTGCGCCAGCGCCGCGCGCACGGAGTCGGGCATCAGCGCCATGTGGCCGTAATTCTCGTGCGTGAAGCCCACCACGATCTCCGTCCCGGGCGCGCGGAACTTGGCGATCTGCTCCGGCGTGAACGGGAAGTGCACGAACTGCACCGATGAGGCCTTGCCGTCGGCACGGGTGCGCTCCTGGTCGTCCTCGGCCGCGCCCTTCACGGTCTCGCCGGCGAAGCGGATGACCATGGTGTGCTCGATGCCGCCCAGGCCCGCCAGCACCCGCGCGCGGCGCACCGGGTCGTCGATCTCCAGCATCACCGTGGCGGTGAGCTCGCGGCCGTCGGGGATCAGCGGATTGTAGGCGGCGAGCTCGTCCGGCACCTGCTGCGCGCCGCCCTTCTCGATGTAGAGCATCTCCTGCACCTGGTGCAGCATGGTGTCGAAGCTCTCGAAGTAGAAGGTCGCGAACGGCCCAACCTCGAGCCGCCGGTTCTTCTTCAGCGCCGTGATCGCCGAGCGCCGCTCGGCGCGGATCTTCACGTAGTCGGGCAGCGGCAGGATGTCGGCTTCGGTGATCTTGCGCATGGTCTTCAGTTCGGTGACTTGCGGATGCGGTTGGGGTGCAAGTGTTCGATGACCTTGTGAACGGCGATACCCAGGGAAGTATCGGGATTGTCGGCACAATATTTGCCCACCATCCCGTACATGCTCTCCGGAGTCGTGTTACCGACGATGTGATAGTTGTCCGGCGTCGCACGGTTGAGCGCCGTGACATAGCCGGCCATCCACGTGTGCGCGAAGAGCTTTTGCTGATCGGTCGCCTGGGAGTACTGCTGGCACTTCACGCTGCCTGCACCGATGATGTGATAGCGGCCGTTGGGATCCGCGGCATGCGCACCGGCAGCCACCAGCGAGAAAACCAGAGCGCACACCAAATCTGAAACCCTCATCGTTTCCTCCTCCGCTACATCAATCCGTAAGCCTTGGCGAACAGCTCGATCGGATGGTGTGGCCGGGACGGCTTCGGCGGCTCGTCCTCGGCGGTCAGCTGCATCACCTGCAGCAGGTGATCCGCCGCCAGCGGGCATTCCGAGGCGACGAAGGGTGTGTTGTTGCGCAACGCCTGCTGCGCCGCCGGCCTGCCGACCTTGACCGCGACGTCGAAATTCTCGGTGCGTGAGCCCCAGATGCCGCCATGGCCCGAGCAGCGCTCGACCACCGCGACGCGCGTCTTCGGCACCAGGCGCAGCATCTCGGCCGCCTTGGCGCCCATGTTCTGCGCCCGCGAATGGCAGGCGAGATGCACCGTGACGCCGCCCTCCAGCGCTGTGAGGCCGGGCGCTAGGCCCTCCTTCTTGGCGATGTCGACGACGTATTCGCTGATGTCGAACGTCGCCTGCGACAGGCGCTTGACGTTGGCATCGTCGGGCACGATCAGCGGCCATTCGAACTTCAGCATCAGCGCGCAGGACGGCGTGAGCGCGATCACGTCGTAGCCCTTGTCGACCCAGGTCAGCAGCTCGGCCGAGACCTTGCGCGAGGCCGTGGCTACGGCTTCGAGATCGCCGAGCTCCAGCTTGGGCATGCCGCAGCAGGCCGGATGCGCCACCTCGGTCTCGACGCCCAGCCGGGCCAGCACCGCGCGCGAGGCCTGGCCGATATCGGTGTTGTTGAAGTTCACGAAGCAGGTCGCGTAGAGCACCGCCTTGCGCTTGCCAAAGGCCGGCGCCTCGCGATTGACCGCCACGCTCTCGCGCCGCGCGCGATTGAGCAGCGTCTCGTCGGCGTAGCGCGGCAGGCGCGCACCGTGATGGATGCCGGCGACCTTCTCCAGCACGCGGCGCGTGCCGGCGTTCTTTTCGTCGGTCG encodes:
- a CDS encoding DUF3501 family protein; protein product: MRKITEADILPLPDYVKIRAERRSAITALKKNRRLEVGPFATFYFESFDTMLHQVQEMLYIEKGGAQQVPDELAAYNPLIPDGRELTATVMLEIDDPVRRARVLAGLGGIEHTMVIRFAGETVKGAAEDDQERTRADGKASSVQFVHFPFTPEQIAKFRAPGTEIVVGFTHENYGHMALMPDSVRAALAQDFD
- a CDS encoding glycerol-3-phosphate dehydrogenase, translating into MREGSLEAPTRHPLGWQDADFWDEAKLQKEMERVFDICHGCRRCFNLCDSFPRLFDLVDNSPSGELDGVRHEDFGRVVEACTLCDLCFMTKCPYVPPHEWALDFPHLMLRHRAVEARKKGGAGFIERQLAETDRNGKLANIVSGVANWATDEKNAGTRRVLEKVAGIHHGARLPRYADETLLNRARRESVAVNREAPAFGKRKAVLYATCFVNFNNTDIGQASRAVLARLGVETEVAHPACCGMPKLELGDLEAVATASRKVSAELLTWVDKGYDVIALTPSCALMLKFEWPLIVPDDANVKRLSQATFDISEYVVDIAKKEGLAPGLTALEGGVTVHLACHSRAQNMGAKAAEMLRLVPKTRVAVVERCSGHGGIWGSRTENFDVAVKVGRPAAQQALRNNTPFVASECPLAADHLLQVMQLTAEDEPPKPSRPHHPIELFAKAYGLM